The following is a genomic window from Niveispirillum cyanobacteriorum.
AGGCCGGCGGCAGGGTCAGGCACTTCTGCCCGGCCTTGGATAGCTGCGCGCAGGCACGACGGGCTGTCTTCTCGTCCAGGCCGGTCAGGCGGGCGCGGTAAAGGGTGCCCTTGGTCGTGGAGACTTCCATCAGGTGCGGCGTGGCACTGTCCAGCAGGGTACCCGCCTTTTGCGTGGCCTGATTCACGGCCCGCTGGCTCTGCGCCTTGTCGTTATAGGCGCCGACCTGGATGGCCCAGCCGCCATTGGCACGCGAAGCGGGCACGCTGGCAACCGCCGGGGCAGCGTTGGCGGTGCCGACGATGCTGTCGGACACGGCGGCAACCACCGCCTCCGGTGCCGTCGGCTTGGTGCGGGTCTTACCCTTGGCGGGCTTGGACTGGTTGCTGGCCACCAGCATGGGCGCGCCGCGCTTGCCGGTGAAGGCATCGTCCAGAAGGTCGGCCATGTGATTGTCACGCCATGTGCCGGTCTGCCCCCCGAACACGACGCCAATCAGGCGGCGGCCATTGCGTTCCGCCGAGGCGGCGAGATTGAACCCGGACGCCCGGATATAGCCGGTCTTCAGACCATCCATACCGTCATATCGGCTCATCAGCCGGTTATGGTTGCGGTGGACGGCACCCTTGTAGGTGAAAGACGACGCCGAGAAATACGGGTAATACTTGGCATGATCATAGATCAGGCTCTGCGCCAGCCGCGCGAAATCGCGGGCCGTGGACAGCTGCCCGGCATTGGGCAGGCCAGATGCATTGCGGAAGGTGGTGCGGGTCATGCCCAGCTGGCGCGCACGGTCGGTCATCATGCGGGCGAAATTCGCCTCGCTGCCGCCCAGCGCCTCGGCCAGGACCACGGCGCAATCATTGGCCGACTTGGTCACCAGCGCCTGGATGCACTGCTCAGTCGTCACGCTGTCGCCCGGCTGCAGACCCAGCTTGCTGGGCTCCATGTTGGAGGCATGGCGGGAAACGGCCAGCGGCTGGTTCAGGCGGATTTTACCGGCATCCAGTGCATCGAAAACCAGATGCAGGGTCATCATCTTGGTCATGGAGGCCGGGAAATTACGGGTGTCGGCGCTGGCTTCATGCAGCACCTCACCCGTCCTGGCATCAATGACGATAGAGGCGTATTTGGCGAGTGCCGCGACGGGGGCGGTAATACTGACCAGTGCCGCCAGGGCGACAGCAGTCGCCATTTTGCGGGAACGGTCCGTGGAACGCCGCCATACCGTCGTGAAACCCATGCCTCTGTCCCCCTGCACGCCGTCGATGTCTCGCTTTCCGGCCAAGCTAAAGGCGATGATTATCAATGTCTAGCGGGAAGTCGTTAAGAAACGCCTTCATATCCGCCAAATTACGGCCTCATTTCAAAGACCTGTCCATAGGGCATACCCGCATAGGATTGCTTCAGACGTTGGCACTGGGGCGGTCGGCAATGCTGGCCAGCCAGCGCTGGATATTGGGCATCGCGTCCAGGGTGATACCGCAAAGACGCGGGAAGAAGATCAGGGTGGTAAAGGCGGTGATGTCGGGGATGGTGAAACGGTCGCCCGCGATAAACTCCGTTTGCCCCAGATCCTTGTCCAGCTGTGCCAGACGCTTCTCCGCCTGCGGTTTCTGCGCCTCGGCATAGGCGGGGACCTGACATTCCAGGGCGGCCATCTTGGGATGCGTGTGGCGGAACACACCGGCCAGGGGCAGCAGCAGTTCGAATTCCATCCGCCGCTGCCACATCTCGATCAGGGCACGCTCCTTGGCATCCCGGCCCATCAGGTTGGGTTCGGGGTACAGTTCCTCCAGAAACCGGCAGATGGCCACGCTTTCGGAAATGACGGTGCCATCCTCCAGTTCCAGGGCCGGAACCCGGCCACTGGGGACCCGCGCCCGGTATTCCGGCGACAGATGTTCCCCCTTACCGATGGTCACCAGCCGGCGCGGAATATCTACCCCCTTTTCGGCCAGGAACATGCGCACGCGGCGTGGTGTTGGGGCGATCACATCGTCATAAAGCAGCATGGCTTCCTCCCTTTGTTATGTTCTGCACTCATAATGCCGGGTTCAAAGCTGGCGATCCATGGCGTCAATGTGGCAACTGCTTCGGAATCCGGCGAAACCAAGGTGATTTCGTGACTTCCGCATCGGGCCGGGAACCAAGGCCTTTCCTCGTTGTTTTTCCCTCGAAGCCGCCCGGGATGGGACGGCACGACATGCAACGGAGGGACATTATGTCGAAGATCAAATTCGTTCTGGCTACCACCGCCGCCATCATCGCCTTCCCGGTTCTGGCCCATGCCGCCAAGACCGACAAGGGTTTGGAAAACCTGTCCGGTGTGGGACAGGAAGCGGTCGCCATGTATGACAAGCTGCAGGGCTCCAAGGCCCTGGCCATCGCCGATGACGGCGCCGTCGGCTATGCGTCGGGCGTTGATAGCGGTGAGGCCCGAATCGCCGCCCTCGCCCGGTGCGCCGAGGTGACGCGTGAAACCTGTCGCGTGATCTCTGTCGATGGTCAGGCCGTGACCGGCGGCAGCACGCTGGGCGAACTGGCCCGTAACCACACCGACGCCGCCGACCTGCGCGGCGAGGTCGTGGCCGATTATGAAAAGGCCGCCGGCGCCAAGGCCCTGGCCATGTCGGATGACGGTGCCTTCGGCTGGGTGGTCCGCGATACCGAGGAACAGGCCCGCGCTGACGCCCTGATCCAGTGCGAGGCGAGCGGCACCAACTGCTCCATCCAGGCGTCTTCGGCCGGCACAACCGCCGTGCAGTAAGCCGGTCCAGTAATGGACAAATCGTGGCCGGGCGGGGATCACCCCGTCCGGCCCTGTTTATTTTTGGCGTCCCGCGCGCTAAGCCTTTGTCAGAAACGGGGTGGAAAGCCCCGGCCAGAGATAAGCAAAGGGGACAAGCCATGCGGCGCATCGGTGTGATCGGGGCCGGGGCCTGGGGAACGGCGCTGGCCATGGCGGCGGCCCGCGCCGGGGCCGAGGTTGTATTGCAGGCGCGCGAAACCGACGTGGTGGACAGCGTGAATGCCCGGCATGAGAACAGCCTGTTCCTGCCCGGCATCCCGCTCGACCCCGCCATCCGCGCCACCACTTCGATGGGCGAGGCAGCGCAAGCCGACGCCCTGCTGCTGGTCACCCCGGCACAGCATCTGCGCACCGCCTGCCGCGCCTTGAAGCCCGACCTGAAGCCTGGTGTGCCCGTCATCATTTGCGCCAAAGGGATCGAGATCGAGACCGGCAGCCTGATGAGCGAGGCGGCGGAGGCCGAACTGGACAGCCAGCCCGTGGCCGTGCTGTCCGGCCCCACCTTCGCGGCAGAGGTCGCAAAGGGCCTGCCCACCGCCGTGACGCTGGCCATTCGGGACGAGGCGCTGGGCCGTCGCCTGCTGGCGGCGCTGGGTGGGCGCACCTTCCGCCCCTATCTGTCGGATGATCTGGTGGGGGCACAGGTGGGCGGGGCCGTGAAGAATGTGCTGGCCATCGCCTGCGGTGTCGTCCATGGCCGTAACCTGGGCGACAATGCGCGCGCCGCCCTGATCACACGCGGCCTGGCGGAAATCGCCCGCCTGGGGGCGCGGCTGGGGGCCAGGGCCGAAACCCTGATGGGCCTGTCGGGCCTGGGCGACCTGACCCTGACCTGCTCCTCCCTGCAATCGCGCAACATGTCCCTGGGTGCGGCGCTCGGCCAGGGGCGCAGCCTGGACGAGGTGCTGGGCGAGCGCCGGTCGGTGGCCGAAGGCGTCTATACCGCCCGCGCCGTCACGAAACTGGCGGCGGAAAAGGGCGTGGACATGCCGCTCTGCCAGGCCGTGGACGCCCTGCTGAACCATGGCGCCAACCTGGACGCCATCATCGACGCCTTGATGACGCGGCCCTTCAAGACGGAAACCGTATAAGGGGTGACGGGGCGGCCCCACCGGACCGCCCCGCCTGCCATGGCTTAGTGCCGGAAATGGCGCATGCCCGTGAAGACCATGGCAAGGCCTCGCTCGTCGGCGGCGGCAATGACCTCCGCATCGCGCATCGACCCGCCCGGCTGGATCACCGCCGTGACGCCGGCATCCGCCGCGGCCAGCAGGCCGTCGGCGAACGGGAAGAAGGCATCGGAGGCAACCACCGACCCCTTGGTGCCGGCCTCTTCCAGACCGGCGGCCTTGGCGGCGTCGGCGGATTTCCAGGCGGCGATGCGGCTGCTGTCCACACGGCTCATCTGACCGGCACCGATACCCACCGTGGCGCCGGCCTTGGCATAGACGATGGCGTTCGACTTCACATGCTTGCCCACGCGGAAGGCGAACAGCAGGTCGGCCAGTTCGGCCTCAGACGGCGCGCGCTTGGTGACGACCTTCAGGTCAGCCTGGGCAATGCGGCCATTGTCGCGGGTCTGCACCAGATAGCCGC
Proteins encoded in this region:
- a CDS encoding D-alanyl-D-alanine carboxypeptidase, with the protein product MATAVALAALVSITAPVAALAKYASIVIDARTGEVLHEASADTRNFPASMTKMMTLHLVFDALDAGKIRLNQPLAVSRHASNMEPSKLGLQPGDSVTTEQCIQALVTKSANDCAVVLAEALGGSEANFARMMTDRARQLGMTRTTFRNASGLPNAGQLSTARDFARLAQSLIYDHAKYYPYFSASSFTYKGAVHRNHNRLMSRYDGMDGLKTGYIRASGFNLAASAERNGRRLIGVVFGGQTGTWRDNHMADLLDDAFTGKRGAPMLVASNQSKPAKGKTRTKPTAPEAVVAAVSDSIVGTANAAPAVASVPASRANGGWAIQVGAYNDKAQSQRAVNQATQKAGTLLDSATPHLMEVSTTKGTLYRARLTGLDEKTARRACAQLSKAGQKCLTLPPA
- a CDS encoding NAD(P)H-dependent glycerol-3-phosphate dehydrogenase, yielding MRRIGVIGAGAWGTALAMAAARAGAEVVLQARETDVVDSVNARHENSLFLPGIPLDPAIRATTSMGEAAQADALLLVTPAQHLRTACRALKPDLKPGVPVIICAKGIEIETGSLMSEAAEAELDSQPVAVLSGPTFAAEVAKGLPTAVTLAIRDEALGRRLLAALGGRTFRPYLSDDLVGAQVGGAVKNVLAIACGVVHGRNLGDNARAALITRGLAEIARLGARLGARAETLMGLSGLGDLTLTCSSLQSRNMSLGAALGQGRSLDEVLGERRSVAEGVYTARAVTKLAAEKGVDMPLCQAVDALLNHGANLDAIIDALMTRPFKTETV
- a CDS encoding glutathione S-transferase family protein, which codes for MLLYDDVIAPTPRRVRMFLAEKGVDIPRRLVTIGKGEHLSPEYRARVPSGRVPALELEDGTVISESVAICRFLEELYPEPNLMGRDAKERALIEMWQRRMEFELLLPLAGVFRHTHPKMAALECQVPAYAEAQKPQAEKRLAQLDKDLGQTEFIAGDRFTIPDITAFTTLIFFPRLCGITLDAMPNIQRWLASIADRPSANV